In the Flavobacterium sp. J372 genome, one interval contains:
- a CDS encoding TonB-dependent siderophore receptor, whose protein sequence is MENILNAFPRNAWGLLCCLQKGCLFLYPLAIGLWASGTAAQERAGFPADTVQPVQLQEVMVVSGRSPSQKADKPLATIDHYLAQSLSLDMVRRGTYAWEPYLNGMASERSVTTIDGMRIYAACTDRMDPVTSYIEVTNLEEAVITSGQHGATGGATIAGGLDLRRKKSYFGEKEFRGTVLGGFESNNRQKIAGADFSYRSQKLYADIDLMYRDAGNYTSGSGRELLYSQFTKYNVSAITGYKISEHQQLEASVIYDHAVDVGYPALPMDVSSAKAVIGSMVYIRHHLSDVVQRWESKVYYNSIAHMMDDTKRPDVPVRMDMPGWSRTAGLYSVINGISGNHRWKANVSAHHNKSRAEMTMFSNTPAENDMFMLTWPGVQTNYSDISLEDAIITGRNTDVTLTAGAAVHNNIVAERFGLQSLQIFYPRMEKSRTRMLPRLAASIRHSREAFSYVAGLSYGERAPGVSEGYGFYLFNSFDRFDYIGNPLMKNEKSAAIDAAVSYDAPGFRLKLSGNYFHLFDYIIGRPDASLSAMTIGAAGVKVYGQLPQAGIANLSAEMGYDFSERWKSSASVSYRRGSGDGVGDLPLMQPFAYRAGLGYLLSSFTAKLDISGAASQHRFNPAFGETALPAYCILNVGVTKAFSWDNGSLLLKGGIENLFDTEYTTFADWNRLPRMGRNFFINISYNF, encoded by the coding sequence ATGGAAAATATCCTGAATGCATTTCCCCGCAACGCGTGGGGATTGCTGTGCTGCCTCCAAAAGGGCTGTTTGTTCCTATACCCTTTGGCCATTGGTTTGTGGGCTTCGGGAACTGCCGCACAGGAAAGGGCCGGTTTTCCTGCCGATACCGTCCAGCCTGTCCAACTGCAGGAAGTGATGGTGGTCTCCGGCCGCAGCCCGTCCCAAAAGGCAGATAAGCCCCTGGCAACCATCGACCATTACCTTGCGCAAAGCCTTTCCCTCGATATGGTCCGGCGCGGTACCTATGCGTGGGAGCCGTACCTTAACGGCATGGCTTCCGAGAGAAGCGTGACCACCATAGACGGGATGCGCATCTATGCTGCATGCACCGACAGGATGGACCCGGTTACTTCCTACATTGAGGTGACCAACCTTGAGGAGGCGGTGATCACATCAGGACAGCATGGGGCCACGGGTGGCGCGACGATTGCAGGAGGCCTGGACCTACGGCGGAAAAAAAGCTATTTCGGCGAAAAGGAATTCCGGGGGACTGTCCTGGGTGGGTTTGAATCGAACAACCGGCAAAAGATTGCCGGGGCGGATTTTTCATATCGCAGCCAGAAGCTATATGCCGACATTGACCTGATGTACAGGGATGCGGGCAATTACACTTCTGGAAGCGGCAGAGAGCTGTTGTATTCTCAGTTTACGAAATATAATGTTTCGGCAATTACAGGATATAAGATAAGTGAACACCAGCAGCTGGAGGCTTCGGTGATTTATGACCATGCGGTAGATGTAGGCTACCCGGCGCTTCCCATGGACGTATCCTCGGCAAAGGCTGTGATAGGCTCCATGGTCTATATCCGGCACCATCTTTCGGACGTGGTCCAGCGCTGGGAATCTAAAGTGTACTACAACAGCATCGCGCACATGATGGATGACACCAAACGGCCGGATGTCCCGGTCAGGATGGACATGCCCGGCTGGAGCAGGACGGCAGGGCTGTACTCCGTTATTAATGGAATTTCAGGCAATCATCGCTGGAAAGCCAATGTCAGCGCCCACCACAACAAATCAAGGGCAGAGATGACAATGTTCTCTAATACACCCGCTGAAAACGATATGTTTATGCTGACCTGGCCGGGGGTACAGACCAATTATAGCGATATATCCCTTGAGGATGCCATAATCACGGGCCGGAATACGGATGTGACACTTACCGCCGGTGCCGCCGTACACAACAATATCGTGGCGGAGCGCTTCGGGCTGCAAAGCCTTCAGATATTTTATCCCAGGATGGAAAAAAGCAGAACCAGGATGCTCCCGCGCCTGGCGGCCTCAATCCGGCACAGCCGGGAGGCTTTCAGTTATGTAGCCGGCCTTTCCTACGGAGAGCGGGCACCGGGCGTATCCGAAGGCTATGGCTTTTACCTGTTCAACAGTTTTGACCGCTTCGACTACATTGGCAATCCCCTGATGAAAAATGAGAAATCGGCTGCCATAGATGCCGCTGTGTCGTACGATGCGCCGGGGTTCCGGCTGAAGCTCTCGGGCAACTATTTCCACCTGTTCGATTACATTATCGGCAGGCCGGATGCCAGCCTGAGTGCCATGACAATCGGTGCAGCAGGGGTCAAGGTCTACGGTCAGCTGCCCCAAGCCGGGATAGCGAACCTCTCCGCTGAGATGGGCTATGATTTCAGCGAGCGCTGGAAATCATCTGCATCGGTATCTTACCGCAGGGGCTCAGGAGATGGTGTTGGCGACCTTCCGCTCATGCAGCCATTTGCTTACCGGGCGGGACTGGGATACCTCCTTTCGTCCTTCACAGCCAAACTTGACATCTCAGGGGCGGCAAGCCAGCACCGGTTCAACCCCGCGTTCGGGGAAACCGCACTGCCTGCCTATTGCATCCTGAATGTTGGGGTTACGAAAGCATTCAGTTGGGACAACGGATCGCTTTTGCTCAAAGGAGGCATCGAAAACCTGTTTGATACCGAGTATACCACCTTCGCGGACTGGAACAGGCTGCCAAGGATGGGCAGGAATTTCTTTATCAATATCTCGTATAATTTTTAA
- a CDS encoding heavy metal translocating P-type ATPase, with protein MESNKEKLEAEKGHNDEHGGIFGANTELYFAIISGLLLGTGYGLSFSEGLPSWVSNAFYWGAYFFGGFFTLKEAIENIKKGVFEIDSLMLVAAAGAGILGEWAEGALLLFLFSLGHALEHYAMAKARKSIEALASLAPPVALVKRDGREEELPIEKLELGDTIVIKPNSKVPADGVVVKGEGSVNQAPITGESVPVDKKPVDDLQKDYSKEKSIKPENRVFAGTINGSSALEVKVIRKAQDSTISRLIKMVNEVEQQKSPTQLFTDRFEKIFVPSVLVLVVVLCFAFLVIDEPFSKSFYRAMSVLVAASPCALAISTPSAVLSGVARAARGGVLIKGGKPLEDLGNLEAVAFDKTGTLTEGKPKLTNIIPWEDADEQHFLQIAVAVEKQSDHPLAAAIVKGVQEKYPDLSTGDASKVKGIVGKGVSAEFDGKEVFIGNKALFKDKGLGKDLEDKVTALEKEGNTTMIVQYDGKFIGILSLMDVARPEAKGVLEKLKSIGIKQMIMLTGDNQQVGEAVAKEIGVTEVMGNLMPEDKVAAVEKLDKQYGKVAMVGDGVNDAPAMAKSTVGIAMGAAGSDVALETADIALMGDKLEGLPFAIGLSRKSRAIIKQNLWISLGVVAVLIPLTIAGVASIGPAVMAHEGSTLIVVFNALRLLVYKNK; from the coding sequence ATGGAAAGCAACAAAGAAAAACTGGAGGCTGAAAAAGGCCACAACGATGAGCACGGAGGTATTTTCGGGGCGAATACAGAATTATACTTTGCCATTATTTCCGGACTATTACTGGGTACAGGCTATGGGCTTTCCTTTTCGGAAGGCCTGCCTTCCTGGGTAAGCAATGCCTTTTATTGGGGCGCCTATTTCTTCGGTGGCTTCTTTACCCTTAAGGAAGCAATCGAAAATATAAAGAAAGGTGTTTTTGAGATCGATTCCCTTATGCTTGTGGCAGCCGCGGGTGCAGGGATTTTGGGCGAGTGGGCCGAAGGCGCACTCCTGCTCTTCCTGTTCAGCCTCGGGCATGCCCTGGAGCATTACGCCATGGCAAAAGCGCGGAAATCGATTGAGGCCCTTGCGAGCCTGGCACCTCCTGTAGCCCTCGTAAAACGGGACGGCAGGGAAGAGGAGCTGCCCATCGAAAAGCTTGAACTTGGCGATACCATCGTCATAAAGCCCAACAGCAAGGTGCCTGCCGACGGTGTGGTGGTAAAAGGCGAGGGAAGCGTCAACCAGGCACCCATTACCGGGGAAAGCGTTCCGGTCGATAAAAAGCCGGTTGACGACCTGCAGAAAGATTATAGCAAAGAAAAAAGCATCAAGCCGGAGAACCGCGTGTTCGCCGGTACCATCAATGGCTCTTCCGCCCTAGAGGTAAAGGTCATACGCAAAGCGCAGGACTCTACCATATCCAGGCTGATAAAAATGGTCAATGAGGTGGAGCAGCAGAAGTCCCCGACGCAGCTCTTCACCGACCGTTTCGAAAAGATATTCGTACCCTCAGTACTTGTGTTGGTAGTGGTGCTGTGCTTTGCTTTCCTGGTAATCGATGAGCCGTTCAGCAAAAGCTTTTACAGGGCGATGTCGGTACTGGTGGCTGCAAGCCCTTGTGCCCTAGCCATATCCACACCTAGCGCTGTACTCAGCGGGGTAGCCCGCGCAGCAAGGGGCGGCGTACTCATAAAAGGGGGCAAGCCCCTTGAAGACCTGGGCAATCTAGAAGCCGTGGCATTTGATAAGACCGGTACGCTTACCGAAGGCAAGCCGAAGCTGACCAATATCATTCCCTGGGAAGATGCCGATGAGCAGCACTTCCTGCAGATTGCCGTGGCGGTGGAAAAGCAGAGCGACCACCCCCTTGCAGCCGCTATCGTAAAAGGGGTACAGGAAAAATATCCCGACCTCTCCACGGGCGATGCGTCCAAAGTGAAGGGAATCGTGGGCAAAGGGGTTAGCGCCGAGTTCGATGGCAAGGAAGTCTTCATCGGCAACAAGGCACTCTTCAAGGACAAAGGCCTTGGCAAAGACCTTGAAGATAAGGTGACGGCACTGGAAAAGGAAGGGAACACTACGATGATCGTACAGTATGACGGTAAATTCATCGGCATATTGTCGTTGATGGATGTGGCCAGGCCGGAAGCCAAAGGCGTACTGGAAAAACTGAAATCTATCGGCATAAAGCAGATGATCATGCTCACCGGGGACAACCAGCAGGTTGGGGAAGCCGTAGCCAAAGAGATAGGGGTGACCGAAGTCATGGGCAACCTCATGCCGGAGGACAAGGTCGCTGCCGTAGAAAAGCTGGACAAGCAGTATGGCAAGGTAGCTATGGTAGGCGATGGGGTTAACGATGCCCCGGCTATGGCCAAAAGCACTGTTGGCATCGCCATGGGAGCCGCTGGGAGCGATGTCGCTTTGGAGACCGCGGATATCGCCCTGATGGGCGATAAGCTGGAAGGGCTGCCTTTCGCCATCGGCCTGAGCAGAAAATCGCGTGCCATAATAAAGCAGAACCTCTGGATCAGCCTTGGCGTCGTGGCCGTACTGATACCCCTTACCATTGCAGGGGTAGCCTCTATCGGGCCTGCGGTAATGGCGCACGAGGGCTCCACATTAATTGTCGTATTCAATGCCCTGCGATTGCTGGTGTATAAAAATAAGTAG
- a CDS encoding efflux RND transporter periplasmic adaptor subunit, with translation MKKINFKIVIYIILGLAAVFALDYFLLRNTVAEDEHNHEEHAGGEKEKEESSSAAKEVELNEAQFKAANIELGTFAQKNLSEVVNANGYTELPPQNQADVSVHVTGVVSRINVIEGQQVRKGQVLATVESPEFARLQESYITSKSNLEFLKLEFERQKTLSEENVNSKKVFQRTKADYETEKARFASLGKQLSLMNLSSSSATGSMPLVAPISGSVTNINIKIGSNAEVGKPLLSIVDNSKLHVDLLVYEKDLGKVKPGQTVRFVLTNQDNTEIKGRVFNISQSFENDTKSVAVHAEILNPGTSLIPGMYVNALIDVGAKPVNALPADAVVRAEGREYIFILEEGHKEESHDEKEGHDHGDGHGHEDAHDEKEGHAHDDGHAHEDEGNMFHFQRIEVKTGTSQLGFVQVTPLQEIPKDAKIVLKGAYYIQSHLIKSAGGGGHAH, from the coding sequence ATGAAAAAAATAAATTTTAAAATCGTTATCTATATCATCCTGGGCCTTGCCGCGGTTTTTGCCCTTGATTATTTCCTTTTGCGCAACACGGTAGCCGAAGATGAGCACAACCATGAAGAGCATGCCGGGGGGGAAAAGGAAAAAGAAGAAAGCAGCTCGGCTGCAAAAGAAGTGGAATTGAATGAAGCGCAGTTCAAGGCTGCCAATATTGAGCTGGGAACCTTCGCCCAAAAGAATCTCAGCGAGGTGGTAAATGCCAACGGCTATACGGAACTGCCCCCTCAAAACCAGGCCGATGTATCGGTGCATGTTACCGGTGTGGTAAGCAGGATCAATGTCATCGAAGGGCAGCAGGTGCGCAAAGGGCAGGTCCTTGCCACGGTAGAGAGCCCGGAATTTGCCAGGCTGCAAGAGTCCTATATTACCTCCAAGAGCAACCTGGAGTTCCTGAAGCTTGAATTCGAGAGGCAGAAGACCCTTAGTGAGGAGAACGTGAATTCCAAAAAGGTCTTCCAGCGTACCAAAGCGGACTACGAGACTGAAAAAGCAAGGTTTGCCTCTCTAGGTAAACAGCTTTCGCTGATGAACCTGAGCAGCTCTTCGGCAACCGGCTCTATGCCGCTTGTAGCCCCAATTTCAGGAAGTGTTACGAATATCAATATCAAGATTGGCAGTAATGCCGAGGTGGGCAAGCCGCTATTGAGCATCGTTGACAATTCCAAGCTCCATGTGGACCTTTTGGTATACGAAAAAGACCTTGGGAAGGTAAAGCCGGGACAGACCGTACGCTTTGTACTGACCAACCAGGATAATACGGAAATCAAAGGCAGGGTATTCAACATCAGCCAGTCTTTCGAGAACGATACCAAATCGGTAGCCGTACATGCTGAAATCCTGAACCCAGGAACGTCCCTGATCCCCGGAATGTACGTGAACGCGCTTATCGATGTGGGCGCTAAGCCTGTAAATGCGCTGCCTGCCGATGCGGTTGTGAGGGCAGAAGGAAGGGAATACATCTTCATCCTTGAAGAAGGGCATAAAGAGGAAAGCCATGATGAGAAAGAGGGACACGACCATGGTGACGGGCATGGGCATGAAGATGCTCACGATGAGAAAGAAGGACATGCCCATGACGACGGGCACGCACATGAGGATGAGGGGAATATGTTCCATTTCCAGCGTATTGAGGTGAAGACAGGTACCTCACAACTTGGTTTTGTGCAGGTAACGCCACTACAGGAAATCCCGAAAGATGCAAAAATAGTCCTTAAAGGAGCCTATTATATCCAGAGCCACCTGATCAAGAGCGCGGGCGGCGGAGGACACGCGCATTAA
- a CDS encoding CusA/CzcA family heavy metal efflux RND transporter, translating into MLDKVIHFSINNKFIIGLFTIALIITGAYSLSNLPIDALPDITNNQVQIITTSPSLATQDVEQFITYPIEQSVKPIPEIVELRSVSRFGLSVVTVVFEEDTDLYWARAQISERLKEAENVIPKNLGTPEMAPISTGLGEIYQYVVFPKKGYEKKFDATQLRTIQDWIIKPQLIGTPGVAEVNTLGGSLKQYEIAVDPDRLKAMDVTIAEIFAALESNNENTGGAYIDKKPYAYFIRGIGMVSGMDDINKIVIKNKGNVPVLVRDVAKVQIGGGIRYGATTKDGKGEEVTGMVMMLKGENSGQVVDRVKEKIEQIKKSLPEGVAIEPFLDRTKLVDNAIGTVQTNLIEGALIVIFILVLLLGNWRAGLVVASVIPLALLFAISMMKFFGVSGNLMSLGAIDFGIIVDGAVIIVEAIIHRLEVKKKAKLTQDQMNEEVYGAASKIRSSAAFGEIIILIVYLPILALTGTEGKMFGPMALTVSFAILGAFILSLTYVPMMSSLVLKKATGHTPNISDKIIAAAYRVYRPLLNAALNAKKIVIAASIGLFAIALYIFSTMGGEFIPTLDEGDIATHLIISSGSSLSQEIEATTKAEQILRAKFPEIKMIVTKIGSAEIPTDPMPMEAGDMIIIMKDKDEWTSAETKEELMAKMEEALEEIPGATTEFSQPVQMRMNELMTGVRSDVAIKIFGEDIDRLVSAGDEVMGLIQGVPGVTDARAERVAGLPQITVKYNKDKLALYGLNVGDMNRVVRMGFAGEAAGTVYEGEKRFDLVVRLAEDKRQDINNLKSLYVTLPSGSQIPLEQVADIQFEDGPMQISREEGRRRIVVGFNVRGRDVQSVVKDIQAKLDKSLKLPAGYYTTYGGQFENLQQANKRLMVAVPVALGLIFVLLYFTFKSVKQSILIFTAIPLSAIGGVFALWLRGMPFSISAGVGFIALFGVAVLNGIVLIAYFNQLKLEGMNDIYERIKEGTKVRLRPVLLTAAVASLGFLPMALSTGAGAEVQKPLATVVIGGLITATLLTLVVLPILYYYFERGIKGGAPKGAGKLAVVALLLLPFLSQAQQPMTLDQAIATGVKNNGAIQASTLDVTRQQQLRGTAFDLPKTELNGTFGQINTRAQDKNLSVSQTISPFQIGARRKVLMENVKAGELRLSQTRQEVTYSIRQSWNTMLYYMELNKVLEEQNKLMQQFVRSAELKFQTGETGSLENTTAKAKQQELQQQIKRNNALIEAEKLRLKALLQLDGDVIVSGTEQYTASVFATLQDSTALRQNSTLLLAEQQVNVAKAERRAEGSLLMPDLTAGYFIQSLTGNQDFNGVSTYYDNTLRFQGFSVGISVPLFWGASSARVKAAKTNIEVQQANAAYTRTQLVSSFEQEKKQLETFRSMLEYYTGTALPNANTISGNATKAYQNGDISYVEYVQGLETALAIRINYIDAINNYNQAVINLQYLLNL; encoded by the coding sequence ATGTTAGATAAAGTCATTCATTTTAGTATCAATAATAAATTCATTATTGGTCTTTTCACCATAGCATTAATAATTACAGGCGCGTATTCGCTTTCGAACCTGCCTATTGATGCCCTGCCTGATATCACGAACAATCAGGTGCAAATCATTACAACATCGCCATCGCTGGCCACCCAGGATGTTGAGCAATTCATAACCTATCCCATTGAGCAATCCGTTAAGCCGATCCCTGAAATTGTGGAGCTGCGTTCGGTGAGCCGTTTCGGCCTCAGCGTGGTAACGGTCGTATTCGAAGAGGATACCGACCTGTACTGGGCCAGGGCACAAATATCGGAACGCCTCAAAGAAGCCGAGAATGTTATTCCTAAAAACCTCGGTACGCCCGAGATGGCCCCAATCAGTACTGGATTAGGGGAAATTTACCAATATGTAGTTTTCCCGAAAAAAGGGTACGAGAAGAAATTTGACGCGACACAGCTGCGTACCATACAGGACTGGATCATCAAGCCGCAGCTCATTGGTACGCCAGGTGTAGCTGAGGTGAATACCCTGGGCGGCTCGCTTAAGCAATACGAAATCGCGGTGGACCCGGACAGGCTTAAAGCCATGGATGTCACCATCGCTGAGATATTTGCGGCACTAGAGTCCAATAACGAGAACACAGGAGGCGCCTATATCGATAAGAAACCGTATGCCTACTTCATCAGGGGGATTGGTATGGTAAGCGGTATGGACGATATCAATAAGATCGTCATCAAAAACAAGGGCAATGTACCGGTATTGGTACGTGATGTTGCCAAAGTACAGATTGGCGGTGGTATCCGTTACGGTGCTACCACCAAGGATGGAAAAGGAGAGGAAGTAACCGGTATGGTTATGATGCTCAAGGGCGAGAACAGCGGCCAGGTGGTGGACCGCGTAAAGGAAAAAATCGAGCAGATCAAGAAATCACTGCCGGAAGGCGTTGCCATAGAACCTTTCCTTGACCGTACCAAGCTTGTTGACAATGCCATCGGTACAGTACAGACCAACCTTATAGAGGGCGCCCTTATCGTAATTTTCATACTGGTATTGCTGCTTGGAAACTGGAGGGCCGGCCTTGTCGTGGCTTCAGTGATCCCGCTCGCGCTCCTGTTTGCCATCAGCATGATGAAATTCTTTGGGGTATCGGGCAACCTTATGAGCCTTGGCGCGATTGACTTCGGTATTATTGTCGATGGTGCCGTGATCATTGTCGAGGCCATCATCCATAGGCTGGAGGTCAAGAAGAAAGCAAAGCTCACCCAGGACCAGATGAACGAAGAGGTGTATGGCGCAGCATCCAAGATAAGGAGCAGCGCTGCCTTTGGTGAGATCATCATCCTTATCGTTTATTTACCGATCCTTGCCCTTACCGGGACCGAAGGCAAGATGTTCGGCCCTATGGCGCTTACAGTATCGTTTGCCATCCTTGGCGCTTTCATACTGTCATTGACCTACGTACCAATGATGAGCTCGCTGGTGCTTAAAAAAGCCACAGGGCATACGCCGAACATCAGCGATAAGATCATCGCTGCGGCGTACAGGGTGTACAGGCCGCTTTTGAACGCAGCGCTCAACGCTAAAAAGATAGTGATCGCAGCCTCAATAGGGCTATTTGCCATTGCACTCTACATATTCAGTACTATGGGTGGGGAGTTCATCCCTACACTTGACGAGGGCGATATCGCTACCCACCTTATCATCTCTTCGGGCAGTTCGCTGTCGCAGGAGATTGAGGCCACAACCAAAGCCGAGCAGATATTGCGCGCGAAATTCCCTGAGATAAAAATGATCGTTACCAAAATAGGTAGCGCCGAGATACCGACGGACCCAATGCCGATGGAAGCAGGCGATATGATCATCATCATGAAAGATAAGGACGAATGGACTTCGGCTGAAACTAAAGAAGAGCTTATGGCTAAGATGGAAGAAGCCCTTGAAGAGATCCCGGGTGCAACCACCGAATTCTCCCAGCCGGTACAGATGCGTATGAACGAGCTTATGACGGGCGTGCGAAGCGATGTCGCCATCAAGATATTCGGGGAGGATATTGACCGCCTTGTGAGCGCAGGCGATGAGGTGATGGGCCTTATACAAGGCGTACCGGGCGTTACGGATGCCAGGGCAGAAAGGGTGGCCGGGCTTCCGCAAATCACCGTTAAATACAACAAAGACAAGCTGGCGTTATATGGATTAAACGTTGGCGATATGAACAGGGTAGTCAGGATGGGCTTTGCAGGCGAGGCTGCCGGTACCGTCTATGAAGGCGAAAAGCGGTTCGACCTAGTGGTAAGGCTTGCAGAAGATAAGAGGCAAGACATAAACAACCTCAAATCACTCTATGTCACATTACCTTCGGGCAGCCAGATACCATTGGAGCAGGTAGCCGACATCCAGTTTGAGGACGGCCCGATGCAGATCAGCCGTGAGGAAGGCCGCCGCCGCATCGTGGTAGGCTTCAATGTCCGCGGGCGTGACGTGCAGAGCGTTGTCAAGGATATACAGGCGAAACTGGACAAGAGCCTGAAACTGCCGGCAGGGTATTACACGACCTATGGCGGACAGTTCGAAAACCTTCAGCAGGCCAACAAGCGCCTGATGGTGGCAGTGCCTGTAGCGCTTGGACTGATATTCGTATTGCTTTACTTCACATTCAAGTCGGTTAAGCAATCCATACTGATATTCACCGCGATACCACTCTCGGCTATCGGGGGCGTATTCGCCCTATGGCTGCGCGGCATGCCGTTCAGTATTTCGGCCGGTGTCGGCTTCATTGCCCTCTTTGGTGTGGCAGTGCTAAACGGCATCGTACTGATAGCTTATTTCAACCAGCTAAAACTCGAAGGCATGAACGATATTTATGAACGCATCAAGGAAGGTACAAAGGTAAGGCTAAGGCCGGTACTGCTTACAGCAGCAGTGGCATCCCTGGGCTTCCTGCCGATGGCACTCAGCACCGGAGCAGGTGCGGAGGTGCAAAAGCCTTTGGCAACAGTGGTTATAGGGGGGCTTATCACTGCCACGCTCCTTACGCTTGTGGTACTTCCTATATTGTACTATTATTTCGAAAGGGGAATCAAGGGCGGTGCTCCGAAAGGCGCAGGAAAACTAGCTGTTGTGGCCTTATTGCTGCTACCCTTCCTATCGCAGGCGCAACAGCCGATGACCCTGGACCAGGCAATCGCCACAGGTGTAAAAAATAATGGTGCCATACAGGCATCCACGCTGGATGTAACGCGCCAACAGCAGTTGCGCGGTACAGCTTTCGACCTTCCCAAGACCGAACTCAACGGTACCTTCGGGCAGATCAATACCCGTGCACAGGATAAGAACCTCAGCGTTTCGCAGACCATCAGCCCTTTCCAGATAGGCGCACGCCGGAAAGTCCTTATGGAGAACGTTAAGGCAGGCGAGCTCAGGCTGAGCCAGACCCGCCAGGAAGTAACTTATTCGATACGCCAAAGCTGGAATACCATGCTCTACTATATGGAACTCAACAAAGTGCTGGAGGAGCAGAACAAGCTTATGCAGCAATTCGTCCGCTCGGCCGAACTGAAGTTCCAGACTGGGGAGACCGGATCACTCGAGAATACGACAGCCAAGGCCAAGCAGCAGGAACTACAGCAGCAGATCAAGCGTAACAATGCGCTTATCGAAGCGGAAAAACTACGGCTTAAAGCCCTGTTGCAGCTGGATGGCGATGTTATAGTTTCCGGTACGGAACAATATACTGCCAGCGTTTTTGCCACATTGCAGGATTCTACGGCACTCAGGCAGAACAGCACCCTGTTGCTTGCGGAGCAGCAGGTGAATGTAGCGAAAGCCGAGAGAAGGGCTGAAGGTTCCCTGTTGATGCCTGACCTTACTGCGGGTTACTTCATACAGTCACTCACAGGCAACCAGGATTTTAATGGCGTAAGCACATATTATGATAACACATTGCGTTTCCAGGGATTCTCGGTAGGTATCAGCGTACCGCTTTTCTGGGGCGCTTCATCAGCCCGCGTTAAGGCAGCCAAAACCAATATCGAAGTCCAACAGGCCAATGCCGCCTATACAAGGACACAGCTCGTAAGCAGTTTTGAACAAGAGAAAAAGCAGCTGGAAACCTTCCGCTCAATGCTGGAGTATTACACAGGAACAGCGCTCCCTAATGCCAATACCATATCCGGCAATGCCACCAAAGCGTACCAGAACGGCGATATCAGCTACGTGGAGTACGTGCAGGGACTGGAGACGGCCCTTGCCATCAGGATCAATTACATTGACGCCATCAATAATTACAACCAGGCTGTTATCAACCTTCAGTACCTGCTTAACCTATAA
- a CDS encoding DUF6660 family protein → MNRIKQILLYSFSVYLIVLMALPCSEAHASNGSIAIEQSGHGKEKDNDDDHHQMEICTPFCICSSCVIAIVVHPALDIQFFDTENTTTEISNFYTSFKSDFYGAIWQPPQLV, encoded by the coding sequence GTGAACAGGATTAAGCAAATACTATTATACAGCTTTTCAGTCTATCTTATAGTGCTGATGGCGTTGCCTTGCAGCGAAGCGCATGCAAGCAACGGCAGCATCGCTATTGAGCAATCCGGCCATGGTAAAGAGAAGGACAATGACGATGACCATCACCAGATGGAAATCTGTACGCCGTTCTGCATTTGCAGCAGCTGCGTAATAGCAATAGTAGTGCATCCTGCACTTGACATCCAGTTCTTCGATACTGAAAACACGACTACAGAAATATCAAATTTCTATACCTCCTTCAAATCCGACTTTTACGGTGCCATCTGGCAACCGCCCCAGTTAGTATAA
- a CDS encoding response regulator transcription factor has translation MKILIIEDEPEIAEGIRQYLLAHDVQCETARAFAEATEKISLYSYDCILLDLNLPGGSGFDILKEIKDMEKDDGVIIVSAQETLDSRITGFDLGADDYVTKPFHLSELYARILALIRRKNFGGSNTVTYNEITIDLRQKTVRVNQTMLDMTKKEIDLLLYLIGNGNRILSKSAIAEHLSGDMADMLESHDFVYTHIKNLKKKISQAGGGEYIKTIYGMGYKWENE, from the coding sequence ATGAAAATACTGATCATCGAAGACGAACCCGAAATTGCGGAAGGCATCAGGCAATACCTGCTGGCGCATGATGTCCAGTGCGAGACCGCCAGGGCTTTTGCTGAGGCTACCGAAAAGATAAGCCTATACAGCTACGACTGCATACTCCTTGACCTGAACCTCCCGGGCGGCAGCGGTTTCGACATCTTGAAAGAGATCAAGGACATGGAGAAGGACGACGGGGTGATCATCGTCTCGGCGCAGGAAACGCTTGATAGCAGGATAACGGGCTTTGACCTTGGGGCGGATGACTACGTGACCAAGCCTTTCCATCTCTCTGAACTCTATGCCCGCATCCTGGCGCTCATCCGCCGTAAGAATTTTGGTGGGAGCAACACCGTTACCTATAATGAGATAACCATCGACTTACGCCAAAAGACGGTTAGGGTAAACCAAACAATGCTGGATATGACCAAGAAGGAGATAGATCTCCTGCTGTACCTTATTGGCAATGGGAACCGAATACTTTCAAAAAGCGCCATAGCCGAGCACCTCTCGGGCGATATGGCCGATATGCTGGAAAGCCATGACTTTGTCTATACGCATATAAAAAACCTGAAAAAGAAGATTTCGCAGGCCGGCGGCGGGGAATATATAAAGACCATATACGGTATGGGCTATAAATGGGAAAATGAGTAA